In Aphelocoma coerulescens isolate FSJ_1873_10779 chromosome 13, UR_Acoe_1.0, whole genome shotgun sequence, the following are encoded in one genomic region:
- the LOC138118354 gene encoding uncharacterized protein, producing MSEMDPVSRARTVAKVLQFVVILQILPWPASAWIVPQPAANVWSVLARTMGQDHICLSTAAAQNPMATCLVGIPLEQEEFSSFSKLLEPTQAPTTPSRNKPPVGPLYPRVPSRRRPIKPFSWNRRGKRETDNPLERWLPRLSRASSEPQELDLLGSYPARYCVQFQFGLSPDQEAFKIIAPNRREYNAAKWCLGVSKVTTENPHRSHPRRLPRGLFLICGDRAWAGIPSRLLGGPCTIGRLTLLTPNQTLVNHWEIKRNQTNQTLELVLKKRELAELDQECDFEVIHWSRPKGVAITVLLPWVAAAKALGELGHLECWVAKHANLTSNALSDLLKDEELTRQATLQNRAAIDFLLLLHDHRCEEFEGLCCLNLSSRAENIHKTIDRMQAMVKQIQHETGDWLSNIFNGWGLSGWTGSILRTGLFLFVILLVAIIMFGLTKGLITSAIRSASSPEVNQAELPEDYELDAMAPEMAWFGDLYPDSEHCPQPGFISS from the coding sequence ATGTCGGAGATGGATCCCGTATCCCGTGCCCGAACAGTCGCCAAAGTCCTGCAGTTCGTCGTCATCCTGCAGATTCTCCCATGGCCTGCATCTGCGTGGATTGTTCCCCAGCCGGCAGCAAATGTCTGGTCAGTACTAGCGCGTACCATGGGTCAGGACCATATCTGCCTGTCTACCGCTGCGGCCCAGAACCCCATGGCTACGTGTCTGGTGGGGATCCCTCTCGAGCAAGAGGagttcagctccttttccaaaCTGCTCGAGCCCACGCAGGCTCCAACAACTCCGTCCCGGAATAAGCCACCTGTCGGCCCGCTCTATCCTCGGGTACCCTCTCGGAGACGCCCCATAAAACCATTTAGTTGGAATCGTAGGGGGAAGCGGGAAACTGACAACCCCCTCGAGAGATGGCTGCCCCGGCTCTCCAGGGCCAGTAGCGAGCCCCAGGAATTAGACCTCCTGGGGTCATATCCGGCTCGCTACTGCGTCCAGTTTCAGTTCGGGTTGTCCCCGGACCAGGAGGCGTTTAAGATCATTGCCCCAAACCGCCGGGAGTACAACGCAGCCAAGTGGTGCCTGGGCGTCAGTAAAGTGACAACAGAAAATCCACATCGGTCACACCCGAGAAGGTTACCCCGGGGATTGTTTCTCATCTGCGGCGACAGGGCGTGGGCAGGCATCCCCTCTCGCCTCTTAGGAGGCCCATGTACAATTGGCCGTTTGACGCTGCTTACACCCAACCAAACTCTAGTCAACCATTGGGAAatcaaaagaaatcaaacaaaTCAAACTCTCGAATTGGTACTCAAAAAGCGTGAATTGGCCGAACTGGACCAGGAGTGTGATTTTGAAGTCATCCACTGGTCCAGACCAAAAGGGGTTGCGATCACCGTACTTTTACCATGGGTGGCCGCAGCCAAAGCATTAGGGGAATTAGGCCATTTGGAATGTTGGGTCGCCAAGCATGCCAATCTTACATCAAACGCCCTGAGCGACCTCCTAAAAGACGAGGAACTGACCAGACAGGCCACCCTACAAAATAGGGCGGCCATCgatttccttcttctcctccacgACCACCGGTGTGAGGAGTTCGAAGGGCTATGCTGCCTCAACTTGTCATCAAGGGCGGAGAACATCCACAAAACCATCGACCGAATGCAGGCCATGGTAAAGCAGATTCAGCACGAGACTGGCGACTGGCTTAGTAACATCTTTAACGGATGGGGATTATCCGGCTGGACCGGATCCATCCTCCGAACTGGactatttttgtttgttattttattgGTTGCTATAATTATGTTTGGACTAACGAAAGGACTGATAACGAGCGCGATTAGGAGTGCATCCTCCCCCGAAGTGAACCAAGCGGAGCTCCCAGAGGACTATGAACTGGATGCAATGGCTCCCGAAATGGCATGGTTTGGGGACCTTTACCCCGATTCGGAGCATTGTCCCCAACCCGGGTTTATATCAtcttaa